TTGCCGATGCAGTCATCCACAGCGGCTACGCTCGCAAGATAGCCCTGCGTGAAGTGCCTGAGCCCCTCTTCAATGCTTGAATATGATTCTCCGAGCGTTTTGAAATACCTTGGGCCTTTCTGGTCATCATCGTAAACGTCGAGGTAGTGGGTGTCTTCTTTATCGCCCAGCTTTATCATAGGCACCTTCACATCCTCCACTGGAAACATATCGAAGTATTTCTTCGGAACGTGGAAAGGCGTATGCGGGCGAACAAAGCCTACGCCCAGCATAAACGGGCGGCTGTCTTTTGATTTCTCAAACTCCCTTATCTTGCCGGCAGCCCAGTCTGCATTTCTTTCGTCCGGCGTTGGGTCTCTGTGTTCGGAGTCTTCGTATTCCATCTTCTTGTTTTCGCCCCAAGGGTAGCCGTAAATCCAGCCCTTTTCGCCCGATTTATCCTTAGGGAAAGGATCATCGCTGAGCGGGGCGTATGAGCCGTCAACCGCTCCTATCTCGCTGTAGGGCTCGGGGACGGAAGGATGAGCAATCCTGTTTTCCCCGTCAAAAACGAACGGCCCGTAATCGGGGTGGTACTTGTGCTGGTTCCATTCATTCGGACGGCAGTGGTGCATAAGCTTGCCAGAGCCGGCTGTTTTGTAGCCGTTTTCGCTGAAGTATTTCATCAGAGACTTAGAATTTTTCAGCACGGGGTTTTTGAACCACTTATTGAAGAAAAGGTTCTTTGATGATTGCGGATATATCCCTGTTAGAAAGCTCGCGCGGGAGGGAGCGCATACCGGATTGTTGCTGTATGCCCTTTTGAAGAGCGTGCCCGATTTTGCGAGCTTCTCTATGTTCGGTGTTTTTGCTTGCGGATGGCCCCCCATCCCCTGAACGTAGTCGTTGAGGTCGTCGCAGACAATGAGAAGTACGTTAGGCCTTTGCTTTTCACCGGCCGAAGCCCCCGAAGGCCAAAGCGAGCCAAACCCCGCTGCGGCGGAAAATGATGCTGCACTTTTCAGAAAAGTTCTTCTTTTCATGAGTATAATCCTTTCCTTAAAACATTTCTTTCAATTAAGTATGTTATTAAGCCGCAAATTTTTCTGCTTTTTTGTTGGGAGGCAGTTTTTTTGGCGCCGGCAATCGATTTTTGGAATAAGCTTGAACATCCCGGTTTTAGTTTTAAAATGCTGTTTTGGCCTGAGAGCTTAATTATGAAGATATTTAGAAAAAAAGTAAATGCCCGAAGGAAGCAGGTACGCAACACGCGGGCTGCGGAGCGGGCATCAAAATACAACGAGTTTGTAAGGCAGGGCTATATGGCAGCCGTTATCACGGCGGTTATATTCGCATTTCTCTGCAGCGCGGTTCTTT
This window of the Sedimentisphaera salicampi genome carries:
- a CDS encoding sulfatase, with product MKRRTFLKSAASFSAAAGFGSLWPSGASAGEKQRPNVLLIVCDDLNDYVQGMGGHPQAKTPNIEKLAKSGTLFKRAYSNNPVCAPSRASFLTGIYPQSSKNLFFNKWFKNPVLKNSKSLMKYFSENGYKTAGSGKLMHHCRPNEWNQHKYHPDYGPFVFDGENRIAHPSVPEPYSEIGAVDGSYAPLSDDPFPKDKSGEKGWIYGYPWGENKKMEYEDSEHRDPTPDERNADWAAGKIREFEKSKDSRPFMLGVGFVRPHTPFHVPKKYFDMFPVEDVKVPMIKLGDKEDTHYLDVYDDDQKGPRYFKTLGESYSSIEEGLRHFTQGYLASVAAVDDCIGKVLNALEASSLRDNTIVVMTSDHGWNMGEKDYLFKNSLWEESTRVPLIVRAPGLTKPGTRAEHPVSLIDIYPTLKDLCGLKGDTRKNSKGAKLDGFSMKPFLENPKSMHWDGPEAAISMIYAGRETGSDPMKQNWSVRTVNYRYIVYRNGAEELYDHRNDPYEWHNLAELSSSEPILNSLGRKLASMLGGVPEGLKKASRG